Proteins encoded by one window of Methanothermobacter sp. K4:
- the cas4 gene encoding CRISPR-associated protein Cas4 — protein sequence MSMISGLEGNPAVRGLQINYYFICRTKLWFFSHNIQMERESELVKLGRLLHEESYSREKKELIIDDLIAADFVKRKDCLEVHEVKKSNTMEEAHRFQLIYYLFYLKHVKGIENLKGFIDYPALKKRTEVSLNDEDVEELKNVIKDIDGIIRGPPPAPQRKPICRSCAYFELCWI from the coding sequence ATGAGCATGATTTCTGGACTGGAGGGAAATCCAGCTGTCAGGGGGCTGCAGATAAACTACTATTTCATCTGCAGAACCAAACTCTGGTTCTTCTCCCACAACATCCAGATGGAGAGGGAATCTGAGCTCGTTAAACTTGGGAGACTCCTCCACGAGGAATCCTATAGCCGCGAGAAAAAGGAACTCATAATCGACGACCTTATAGCCGCAGACTTCGTTAAAAGGAAGGACTGCCTTGAGGTCCATGAGGTTAAAAAGAGCAACACCATGGAGGAGGCCCACAGGTTCCAGCTCATCTACTACCTTTTCTACCTTAAACATGTGAAGGGAATAGAGAATCTGAAGGGATTCATTGATTATCCGGCTCTCAAAAAGAGAACAGAGGTTTCTCTAAATGATGAGGACGTAGAGGAACTTAAAAATGTGATTAAGGATATTGATGGGATAATAAGGGGGCCGCCTCCAGCGCCCCAGAGGAAACCCATCTGCAGGAGCTGCGCCTACTTTGAACTTTGCTGGATCTGA
- the cas1b gene encoding type I-B CRISPR-associated endonuclease Cas1b encodes MTRKNYYLTTDGLLKRKENTVYFLNKDSKRPIPINKIYSIYAYGALSISSQVLNLLSREGIPVHFFNRYGFYTGSFYLRETLLSGDIIIKQAEHVLDNERRMELAKSFVRGAALNMKRVLGYYGLENGISDTLSDLESSGSITEVMNVEARIRSDYYSAIDGILPEGFRIERRTRRPPENMTNAMISFGNSLLYSTVITELYNTQLNPTISYLHEPFARRYSLALDLSEIFKPTIIDRMIISLIKKRAIKVEDFEHGMNQCLLNDSGKRKFLAEYDRRLGKTVKHRELGRKVSYRRLIRLEAYKLIKHLIGQKRYEPFVMWW; translated from the coding sequence ATGACAAGAAAGAACTATTACCTGACAACAGACGGGTTACTTAAAAGAAAGGAGAATACAGTGTATTTTTTAAACAAGGATTCAAAGAGACCCATACCCATAAACAAGATCTACTCGATATACGCATATGGGGCTCTCAGTATCTCCTCCCAGGTGCTGAACCTCCTGTCAAGGGAGGGAATACCTGTACACTTTTTCAACCGCTATGGATTCTACACTGGCAGCTTCTACCTCCGTGAAACCCTGCTCTCAGGGGACATCATCATTAAACAGGCTGAACACGTCCTGGACAATGAGAGGAGAATGGAACTTGCAAAATCATTTGTACGCGGGGCCGCACTCAACATGAAGAGGGTTCTGGGGTACTACGGTCTTGAGAATGGCATATCAGATACACTCAGCGACCTTGAATCATCAGGTTCAATCACAGAGGTGATGAATGTTGAGGCAAGGATACGCTCAGACTACTACAGTGCCATTGATGGGATCCTCCCTGAGGGATTCAGGATTGAAAGGAGGACAAGGAGGCCCCCTGAGAATATGACGAATGCGATGATAAGCTTCGGGAATTCCCTTCTCTACTCCACAGTCATAACTGAACTCTACAATACCCAGCTAAACCCAACCATATCCTATCTCCACGAACCCTTCGCAAGGAGGTATTCACTGGCACTTGACCTCAGTGAGATATTCAAGCCAACCATAATTGACAGGATGATAATCTCCTTAATAAAGAAGAGGGCGATTAAGGTTGAGGACTTTGAGCATGGAATGAATCAGTGCCTCCTCAACGACTCAGGGAAAAGGAAATTCCTTGCAGAGTATGACAGGAGACTCGGAAAAACGGTTAAACACAGGGAACTGGGTAGGAAGGTCTCCTACAGGCGCCTCATAAGACTCGAGGCGTATAAACTCATAAAGCACCTCATTGGCCAGAAGAGGTATGAGCCGTTTGTGATGTGGTGGTGA
- the cas2 gene encoding CRISPR-associated endonuclease Cas2 codes for MYLLIVYDVGVERVNRVKSYLRTELHWVQNSVFEGEVTGSQFKRIEMNLKRIIDEDRDSVVIYSFRSESAFKRNVLGVEKSPLDVIL; via the coding sequence GTGTACCTTCTAATAGTATATGATGTTGGAGTGGAGAGGGTTAACAGGGTTAAGTCCTATCTGAGGACAGAACTTCACTGGGTCCAGAACTCAGTATTTGAGGGCGAAGTTACTGGAAGCCAGTTCAAACGCATAGAGATGAACCTTAAGAGGATCATAGATGAGGATAGGGACTCAGTGGTTATCTACTCATTCAGGTCAGAGAGTGCATTCAAGAGAAATGTTCTTGGGGTGGAAAAATCCCCTCTTGATGTGATACTTTAA
- the cas10 gene encoding type III-A CRISPR-associated protein Cas10/Csm1, whose protein sequence is MKLEDIQLAALLHDIGKFYQRTSSPHSEKYAGLTQSDFGQTGAHGKWSATFVLENGLGEDMEDLVLHHHNPSRSKNPEYAEIIKDADHHSASERHRSESKRKVNEYPLISVFSQVSIGEKRETQDEYYLPLMELRPSSLDMIKPERFRRAVMSGWNLEKEYRRLWNLFIWEITEHGKMDINTMYHLLKKYTSLMPSAVYMSVPDISLFDHLKTTAALAGCLYLHREDGGEGKPYLIVSGDISGIQNFITGVASPEEAQKGMSKRLRGRSISISLITDAAANRIISEAGLSQANILFCGGGHFTLILPNTERMKGIIENVSLEVNRRFIEAFNGELYLALAVRETGPDEIADFGAVLDDLAAENLKNKRSKFRGLLDEFFKPETEPPEGTCAVCALPSAATICSSCRSHEELGARIANADYMIRVYGTVDADFSEAGISYFFENSRTVISRIDELASKNHRIDVLRLNSTDFLEISDRIQADNVSFGFSLMGNTVPAVSEGSRFRALDFTEIASTARGADKLAALKMDVDNLGRIFAEGLPNRSVSRISTMSSFLDLFFLGYINQVASEFSFIMDPCEGCRGNLVEIKSSRWTIYRGELCERCQENSIPSIYITYSGGDDVLVFGPYDDIVEFAGRLRNEFREWTCSNPSIDVSAGIFMGGHKFPAGKAAEIAERQLKTSKDLGRGKISLFGETVQWDTDRFKGFNELLEFALKLEKLHEAGKLSKNFIYSLLKLWDSTFHEDVRDDESWIRCQEIRLSRKDYVPYYVYKLRNISDGELRRELFREGINFIPWIRIPVSWVSLRTRNGDRP, encoded by the coding sequence ATGAAACTTGAGGATATACAGCTAGCCGCCCTTCTACATGATATAGGTAAATTTTATCAGAGAACATCTTCACCTCACAGTGAAAAATATGCGGGCCTCACCCAGTCTGATTTTGGACAAACAGGGGCACATGGTAAATGGTCGGCGACATTCGTCCTTGAAAATGGACTCGGCGAGGACATGGAGGACCTTGTACTCCACCACCACAACCCATCAAGATCAAAAAATCCAGAGTACGCAGAGATAATAAAGGATGCAGACCACCACTCGGCAAGTGAAAGGCACAGATCAGAATCAAAAAGGAAAGTTAATGAATACCCCCTCATATCGGTGTTCTCACAGGTCAGCATAGGAGAGAAAAGGGAAACACAGGATGAATACTACCTCCCCCTCATGGAGCTCAGACCCTCCAGCCTCGACATGATAAAACCTGAGAGGTTCAGAAGGGCCGTGATGTCAGGCTGGAACCTTGAAAAGGAATACAGGCGCCTCTGGAACCTCTTCATATGGGAGATAACTGAACACGGGAAAATGGATATTAACACCATGTACCATTTACTGAAAAAATACACCTCGCTCATGCCATCAGCGGTCTACATGAGCGTACCCGACATCTCACTCTTCGACCACCTCAAAACCACCGCGGCGCTGGCTGGCTGCCTCTACCTCCACAGAGAGGATGGCGGGGAAGGGAAACCATACCTCATAGTATCAGGGGACATATCAGGTATCCAGAACTTCATAACAGGTGTGGCGTCACCTGAGGAGGCCCAGAAGGGTATGAGCAAGAGGCTGAGGGGAAGATCCATTTCAATAAGCCTGATAACAGATGCGGCTGCAAACAGGATAATCTCTGAGGCGGGTCTCTCCCAGGCAAACATACTGTTCTGTGGCGGCGGCCACTTCACACTGATCCTCCCAAACACTGAAAGGATGAAGGGGATAATTGAAAACGTTTCCCTTGAGGTTAACAGGAGGTTCATAGAGGCATTCAATGGGGAACTCTACCTTGCACTTGCGGTGAGGGAAACAGGCCCTGATGAAATAGCGGACTTCGGAGCGGTACTGGATGACCTTGCAGCAGAGAACCTTAAAAATAAGAGGTCAAAGTTCAGGGGACTTCTTGATGAGTTCTTCAAGCCAGAAACTGAACCACCTGAGGGTACCTGCGCTGTATGCGCCCTACCATCAGCTGCCACAATATGCAGCTCATGCAGATCCCACGAGGAACTCGGGGCGAGGATAGCCAATGCAGATTACATGATACGGGTCTATGGTACAGTGGATGCGGATTTCAGTGAAGCAGGAATATCCTACTTCTTTGAAAACTCCAGAACAGTGATTTCAAGGATAGATGAACTCGCATCCAAAAATCATAGAATCGATGTGCTCAGACTCAACAGCACGGACTTCCTTGAGATCAGTGATAGAATCCAGGCAGATAATGTGTCATTCGGGTTCAGCCTCATGGGTAACACGGTCCCAGCGGTCAGTGAGGGTTCAAGATTCAGGGCACTGGACTTCACAGAGATAGCATCCACAGCCAGGGGCGCAGATAAACTGGCTGCACTCAAGATGGACGTGGACAACCTCGGGAGGATATTCGCAGAGGGCCTCCCCAACAGGTCAGTGTCAAGGATCTCAACCATGAGTTCATTCCTGGACCTCTTCTTCCTTGGCTACATAAACCAGGTTGCATCAGAGTTCTCCTTCATAATGGATCCATGTGAAGGCTGCAGGGGTAATCTCGTTGAGATAAAAAGTTCTCGCTGGACCATATACAGGGGGGAGCTATGTGAAAGATGCCAGGAAAACTCCATTCCATCAATCTATATAACCTACTCTGGAGGAGACGATGTACTGGTATTCGGGCCATACGATGACATTGTCGAGTTCGCAGGGAGACTCAGAAACGAATTCAGGGAGTGGACATGCTCCAATCCATCCATAGATGTTTCAGCTGGAATATTCATGGGAGGACATAAATTCCCGGCAGGAAAGGCGGCTGAAATTGCAGAGAGGCAGCTTAAAACATCAAAGGATCTGGGCAGGGGTAAGATATCCCTCTTCGGCGAGACAGTTCAGTGGGACACAGACAGGTTTAAGGGATTCAACGAACTCCTTGAATTTGCCCTGAAACTTGAAAAACTCCACGAAGCCGGTAAATTGTCCAAGAACTTCATATACTCCCTCCTGAAACTGTGGGACTCCACTTTCCATGAGGATGTCAGGGACGATGAGAGCTGGATTAGGTGCCAGGAGATAAGACTCTCCAGAAAGGACTATGTGCCCTACTATGTCTATAAGCTCAGAAACATATCCGATGGGGAGCTCAGAAGGGAACTCTTCAGGGAGGGCATCAATTTCATCCCATGGATCAGGATACCCGTTTCATGGGTCAGTTTAAGAACAAGAAATGGTGATAGGCCATGA
- the csm2 gene encoding type III-A CRISPR-associated protein Csm2 has product MSNSMSIEDVKRDINTLEKLSDLEVKKYADTGGYADIIARANKNLKTTQLRKFFGAIRNMEKNADSWKNIEADFYLLKPQLANARGRDLIPKGFYDIMMSIMDKVDRGDDKEKIKNFKVFVSFLESIVAYHKFYTS; this is encoded by the coding sequence ATGAGTAATTCAATGAGCATTGAGGATGTTAAAAGGGATATAAACACGCTTGAAAAACTCAGCGACCTTGAGGTGAAAAAATACGCAGATACAGGGGGCTATGCGGATATCATAGCCCGGGCAAATAAAAATCTCAAGACCACACAGCTCAGAAAATTTTTCGGAGCTATAAGGAACATGGAGAAAAATGCAGATTCCTGGAAGAATATAGAGGCTGACTTCTACCTCTTGAAGCCCCAGCTTGCAAACGCCCGTGGAAGGGACCTCATACCGAAGGGCTTCTATGATATAATGATGAGTATCATGGATAAGGTTGACAGGGGAGATGATAAAGAAAAAATCAAAAACTTCAAGGTCTTTGTAAGTTTTCTTGAATCAATAGTGGCCTATCATAAATTCTACACATCATGA
- the csm3 gene encoding type III-A CRISPR-associated RAMP protein Csm3, with the protein MKFQKNYVISGEIICRTGLHIGGSKDSIEIGGSDNVIIRDPVTRLPYIPGSSIKGKMRALLELALDRVTNGGPCKCGECDVCRVFGSAADNTSVSGPTRIIVRDSFPTEETMEMWRKSTDVVEGAELKYENSLDRITSRANPRNQERVPRGSKFGFEIIVSEYEGDSDNLGVVLEGLRLLEDSYLGGSGTRGYGKVEFRDITITERPSEYYRGEASENTLGNFEALANIQLSEE; encoded by the coding sequence ATGAAATTCCAGAAAAATTATGTGATCTCCGGAGAAATCATCTGCAGGACAGGGCTTCATATCGGGGGCTCAAAGGACTCCATTGAAATTGGCGGCTCAGACAACGTCATAATAAGGGACCCGGTAACAAGACTCCCTTACATTCCAGGTTCATCAATCAAGGGAAAGATGAGGGCACTCCTTGAGCTTGCACTTGACAGGGTAACCAATGGGGGTCCATGCAAGTGTGGAGAATGTGATGTCTGCAGGGTATTTGGAAGTGCCGCAGATAACACCAGCGTCTCAGGTCCCACAAGGATAATTGTAAGGGACTCCTTCCCAACAGAGGAAACAATGGAAATGTGGAGGAAAAGCACTGATGTTGTTGAGGGGGCTGAACTTAAGTACGAGAACTCACTTGACAGGATAACCTCAAGGGCAAACCCCAGAAACCAGGAACGGGTTCCAAGGGGCTCCAAATTCGGATTTGAGATAATAGTTAGTGAATATGAGGGGGACAGTGACAACCTCGGCGTAGTCCTTGAGGGACTCAGACTCCTTGAGGATAGCTACCTCGGCGGTAGCGGAACCAGGGGTTACGGTAAGGTGGAGTTCAGGGACATAACAATCACAGAGAGGCCCTCTGAATACTACCGTGGAGAGGCCAGTGAAAACACCCTGGGAAACTTTGAAGCCCTCGCAAATATCCAGCTTTCTGAAGAGTGA
- the csm4 gene encoding type III-A CRISPR-associated RAMP protein Csm4, with protein MLVYLKPESSIPELSSDTIFGSIIYSFSQLYPDELDDIMDLFISDPPFLVSSSFPYIEDDERVRFYPKIITEPEKRYDPQKFKKYKKTSHIQEEIFLSWVSGEIGEADIVESIDDYRVYRGLLFDSELDLKFGEGEFEEPHNVVNRIERKTENIYHITRVFYENMGRFFLVKFRDESFRPYLKSALKFLSDRGMGPDVSTGKGHFSFEIAENRLQDNGGERFLTLSRFIPNPEEVKALGADAWFELGSKRGRGPDGEIRRQVRFFREGSTFRDTGKEYYGTIIRSGKSAVEYGLAYKLSLGGG; from the coding sequence ATGCTCGTCTACCTGAAACCAGAATCTTCAATCCCTGAGCTATCATCGGATACAATATTCGGCTCCATAATCTACAGTTTCAGCCAGCTGTATCCAGATGAGCTGGATGACATAATGGACCTCTTCATATCGGATCCACCATTCCTAGTATCATCCAGTTTCCCCTACATTGAGGATGATGAAAGGGTTCGATTCTACCCTAAAATCATCACAGAACCAGAGAAGCGATACGACCCCCAGAAATTCAAGAAATATAAAAAGACATCCCACATCCAGGAGGAGATCTTTCTCTCATGGGTATCAGGGGAAATCGGGGAGGCAGATATTGTGGAGTCAATCGATGATTACAGGGTCTACAGGGGCCTACTCTTTGACAGTGAACTGGACCTTAAATTCGGTGAAGGGGAATTTGAGGAACCACACAATGTTGTAAACAGAATCGAGAGAAAAACAGAGAACATATACCATATAACAAGGGTGTTCTATGAGAACATGGGCAGGTTCTTCCTTGTGAAATTCAGGGATGAATCATTCAGACCATACCTTAAATCAGCCCTGAAATTTCTCTCTGACAGGGGCATGGGACCTGATGTCTCAACAGGGAAGGGACATTTCTCCTTTGAGATTGCTGAAAATAGACTCCAGGACAATGGAGGCGAAAGGTTCCTGACCCTCTCCAGGTTCATACCAAACCCTGAGGAGGTCAAGGCACTGGGTGCTGATGCATGGTTTGAACTCGGATCCAAAAGGGGTAGGGGCCCTGACGGTGAGATAAGAAGACAGGTCAGATTCTTCAGGGAGGGCTCAACCTTCAGGGACACCGGAAAGGAGTACTATGGGACCATCATAAGGTCAGGGAAGTCTGCAGTGGAATATGGACTGGCATACAAGCTCTCACTGGGTGGTGGTTAA
- the csm5 gene encoding type III-A CRISPR-associated RAMP protein Csm5, giving the protein MKCTLKVITPVHIGNGLKYGPHEFYTGKGRSGERKFDIFSRVDTTKLYSKLDEKTQEEFLHNLTTPEFDLKGFFKGSLAAKKAARESVRYRGVLRTKSDHIKEVSEHIKTSDELYIPGSSIKGSIRTALLYKTLTDSDLDRISDRISRVGHRRNPNFQNFINGFLASEPRDAAKKSVMRFLQVTDTSTVKTPHLYEMKVLNAKILNDGRRSVGYKSFPLHIECIPKVGLEFEIKFTYNRIYDDLGLGNLKKLLDPEKIKESLHRFSRDYIKHEIEFASRYDIDFLEECYTKLWKKNSPKTPLMRIGYGSGFLATTIALRFKEEDPSTYDSIRKLAGKRTYPYEFPKTRKLINGRTPPGWVKVIFNE; this is encoded by the coding sequence TTGAAATGCACTCTTAAGGTCATAACCCCAGTTCACATAGGGAATGGTTTAAAGTATGGTCCTCATGAATTCTACACAGGAAAGGGCAGGTCTGGGGAGAGGAAATTTGATATTTTCTCACGGGTCGATACCACGAAGCTTTACTCAAAACTTGATGAGAAAACACAGGAGGAGTTCCTTCATAATCTGACAACGCCAGAATTCGACCTTAAAGGATTCTTCAAGGGATCTCTAGCTGCTAAAAAGGCGGCAAGGGAATCTGTAAGATACAGGGGTGTCCTGAGGACAAAATCAGATCATATAAAAGAGGTCAGTGAACACATCAAAACCTCCGATGAACTCTACATACCCGGTTCATCAATAAAGGGGTCCATAAGAACAGCACTACTCTACAAAACCCTCACAGACTCGGATCTTGATAGAATTTCTGATAGAATTTCCAGAGTTGGCCATAGAAGAAACCCTAATTTCCAGAACTTCATCAATGGATTCTTAGCAAGCGAACCCAGAGACGCTGCAAAGAAGAGTGTAATGAGGTTCCTGCAAGTCACTGATACAAGCACAGTGAAAACACCCCATCTGTATGAAATGAAAGTTCTAAATGCAAAGATTCTAAATGATGGAAGACGTTCAGTTGGTTATAAAAGTTTCCCTCTCCATATTGAATGTATACCCAAGGTAGGGCTGGAATTTGAGATCAAATTCACATACAATAGGATATACGATGACCTAGGCTTGGGGAATCTCAAGAAACTTTTAGATCCGGAAAAAATAAAGGAGTCCCTACACAGATTCAGTAGGGACTACATTAAACATGAAATCGAATTCGCGTCAAGATACGACATAGATTTTCTTGAGGAATGTTACACAAAACTTTGGAAGAAAAACTCTCCCAAAACTCCCCTCATGAGGATAGGTTATGGTAGTGGATTCCTTGCAACCACAATTGCCCTGAGGTTTAAGGAGGAGGATCCATCAACCTATGACTCAATAAGAAAACTTGCCGGGAAAAGAACGTATCCATACGAATTCCCAAAGACAAGGAAACTTATAAACGGTAGAACCCCTCCAGGATGGGTTAAGGTGATCTTCAATGAGTAA
- a CDS encoding TIGR02710 family CRISPR-associated CARF protein yields MSNRILFMTVGTGVGDSEERVRSLAHGLLSSIHHNRPDRVIFFGSDKSRKTVEYISEEAEREGKVLPEYEFVEVNDIDLVGEWFTSIDEQMKRYSDDEIIVDYTSGTKTMTSIAFIMAVLYGKELSVISGFRDKNGTVQSGTETVIKQNVYQIYDKLRIRRFRELFNLGRFKTALDVLNEVVQHERKDAYIKLTEAYLHWDLFDHERAMECLNSEEVKELEELEDVVRRNKNILGQIVSSRKGKRKFRYRPFLPDLFANSKRRASEGRYDDAAARLYRALELIAQIVIEEEYGDETDSLNPENYSLSTRSTLKLGAKKHVALKNAYRLLECEGYEVGKTFGEDKEIMDLLRIRNYSILAHGLDSVTEENYLKFYERVLGYARIIDDKIDSKIEDATFPEL; encoded by the coding sequence ATGAGTAACAGGATACTCTTCATGACAGTAGGTACCGGTGTCGGCGACTCTGAGGAGAGGGTGAGGAGCCTGGCACATGGACTTCTAAGTTCAATACACCACAACCGACCAGACAGGGTCATCTTCTTCGGGTCAGATAAGAGCAGGAAAACAGTTGAGTACATATCAGAGGAAGCAGAGCGGGAAGGAAAGGTTCTACCGGAATATGAGTTCGTTGAGGTTAATGATATTGACCTTGTGGGTGAATGGTTCACGAGTATCGATGAACAGATGAAAAGATACAGTGATGATGAGATAATAGTCGACTATACATCTGGAACCAAGACAATGACATCAATAGCCTTCATAATGGCTGTCCTCTATGGAAAGGAACTTTCAGTGATATCAGGTTTCAGGGATAAAAACGGGACAGTTCAGAGTGGTACAGAGACTGTGATAAAACAGAACGTATATCAGATTTACGATAAACTCAGAATAAGAAGGTTCAGGGAACTCTTCAACCTTGGAAGGTTTAAAACGGCCCTGGATGTCCTTAATGAAGTTGTTCAGCATGAGAGAAAGGACGCATACATCAAGCTGACAGAAGCATATCTCCACTGGGACCTCTTTGACCATGAGAGGGCAATGGAGTGCCTCAACAGTGAGGAGGTAAAGGAACTTGAGGAACTTGAGGATGTGGTGAGGAGGAATAAGAATATACTGGGTCAGATTGTGAGTTCACGTAAGGGGAAGAGAAAATTCAGGTACAGACCATTCCTCCCGGATCTTTTTGCTAATTCTAAGCGTAGAGCCTCTGAGGGACGGTATGATGATGCTGCAGCCAGGCTCTACCGTGCACTTGAGCTGATAGCCCAGATAGTCATTGAGGAAGAGTATGGTGATGAAACCGACAGTCTGAACCCTGAAAATTACAGCCTGAGTACAAGGTCGACGCTTAAACTTGGCGCTAAGAAGCATGTGGCCCTTAAGAATGCCTACAGGTTACTTGAATGTGAAGGTTATGAGGTTGGGAAGACCTTTGGGGAGGATAAGGAGATAATGGATCTTCTTAGGATACGTAATTACTCCATACTGGCCCATGGACTTGATTCGGTTACAGAGGAGAATTACCTGAAGTTTTATGAAAGGGTACTTGGGTATGCACGCATCATAGATGATAAGATAGACTCAAAGATAGAGGACGCCACTTTCCCTGAACTTTGA
- the csx2 gene encoding TIGR02221 family CRISPR-associated protein gives MYKLLTFLGTTPYEEVYYTYRSITSRFPARFVQISLLELLHDELKDGQVILFLTEEAENKNWLNRNQNKNANFLKGLRDSLEEFQSKFNIDLEVKRVRIPEGRSEEELWTIFEKMNEVIDENDRIILDITHSFRSLPLLTLIVLNYAKFLKNVRVERVLYGAMEALGSPPEVQNMPLEKRNVPIFDLTPFTVLFDWTIAIERFLETGNAEMIKDIGMNELKPLLADTKGKRGGEIRHLIESLDRFSRNVSTCRAPELQGNMRDISEGIPQAEKDLELLKPFKPLFGKIQEEFSMNTADDVILGLEISEWCLKKNLIQQGFTVLRETIVNYVITNFLNINDLKDRKTREKAENMLRGNEILPKEIRNLWYELIEYRNDINHAGWTNNMHKADKFKNKLQDFIQRFRNIIKTDF, from the coding sequence ATGTATAAGTTATTGACCTTCCTTGGAACCACACCCTATGAAGAAGTATATTATACCTACAGGAGCATCACATCAAGGTTTCCAGCCAGATTTGTTCAAATATCGTTACTTGAATTACTTCATGATGAGTTAAAAGATGGTCAGGTAATCCTTTTTTTAACTGAAGAAGCTGAAAATAAAAACTGGTTAAATAGAAATCAGAATAAAAATGCAAATTTCCTAAAAGGCTTACGTGACAGCCTTGAAGAGTTTCAGAGTAAGTTCAATATCGATTTAGAAGTCAAAAGGGTCAGAATACCTGAAGGTAGAAGCGAAGAGGAGCTCTGGACCATCTTTGAAAAAATGAATGAAGTTATAGATGAAAATGACAGGATAATACTTGACATAACCCACAGTTTTCGATCCCTTCCACTCCTGACACTAATCGTACTGAATTATGCTAAATTTCTGAAAAACGTGAGGGTAGAGAGAGTTTTATATGGGGCAATGGAAGCCCTTGGGTCACCTCCAGAGGTTCAAAATATGCCCCTAGAAAAAAGGAATGTGCCAATATTTGACCTGACACCATTTACAGTTTTATTTGACTGGACAATAGCAATAGAACGTTTTTTAGAAACTGGAAACGCTGAAATGATAAAGGATATTGGGATGAATGAATTGAAACCCCTTTTAGCAGACACAAAGGGGAAAAGGGGTGGTGAAATAAGACATCTTATAGAATCACTTGACAGATTCTCCAGGAATGTTTCAACCTGCAGAGCACCTGAACTTCAAGGAAATATGAGGGACATCTCAGAAGGAATACCCCAAGCAGAGAAGGATCTAGAATTACTAAAACCATTTAAACCTCTTTTTGGTAAAATACAGGAAGAATTTTCTATGAATACTGCGGACGATGTGATACTAGGTCTGGAAATATCAGAATGGTGTTTGAAGAAGAACCTGATTCAGCAGGGCTTTACGGTATTAAGAGAGACCATAGTGAATTATGTAATTACAAATTTTCTGAACATAAATGACCTTAAAGATCGAAAAACAAGAGAAAAAGCTGAAAATATGCTCAGGGGCAACGAAATTCTTCCGAAAGAAATCAGAAATCTGTGGTATGAACTTATAGAATACAGAAACGACATAAATCATGCTGGATGGACCAATAACATGCATAAAGCCGATAAATTTAAAAATAAACTTCAGGACTTCATACAAAGATTTCGCAATATTATTAAAACGGATTTTTAA
- a CDS encoding class I SAM-dependent methyltransferase, translating to MNSVLLLGRGLSEYTDMFNLKTHELAGKRILDCAAGVSSFRSEMKRKGFSVTAVDPIYIKNPDELEVLAEENFKRHRRFHGDFLMDIKVKGEPLEDYRRAVFREFLRDYREDPAGYIAGELPHLPFNDLHFDLVLSANLLFLYEEKLGYSFHVEAVQEMLRVGREVRIFPVTNIHRRRRSIYLEGIMEEFADHEMIIQRVPYHEETGCNEMLIIKSI from the coding sequence ATGAACTCTGTACTTCTCCTTGGAAGGGGCCTCTCAGAGTACACTGACATGTTCAACCTTAAAACCCATGAACTTGCAGGAAAAAGAATACTCGACTGTGCCGCCGGTGTGAGTTCCTTCAGGAGTGAAATGAAGAGAAAAGGTTTCAGTGTAACTGCAGTTGACCCAATTTACATTAAAAACCCAGATGAACTTGAAGTTTTAGCAGAAGAGAATTTTAAGAGGCACAGAAGATTCCACGGTGATTTCCTCATGGACATTAAGGTTAAAGGTGAGCCACTTGAAGATTACAGGAGGGCCGTGTTCCGGGAGTTCCTGAGGGACTACAGGGAAGACCCTGCGGGTTACATTGCTGGTGAGCTGCCCCATCTACCATTCAATGACCTCCACTTCGATCTTGTACTCTCTGCAAATCTTCTTTTCCTCTATGAGGAAAAGCTGGGTTACAGTTTCCATGTTGAGGCGGTGCAGGAGATGCTGAGGGTGGGACGAGAGGTGAGGATATTTCCAGTTACCAACATTCACAGAAGGAGGAGATCCATATACCTTGAGGGAATAATGGAAGAATTTGCTGATCATGAAATGATTATCCAGCGCGTCCCATACCATGAGGAGACAGGTTGTAATGAAATGTTGATTATAAAATCGATCTGA